ACGTTCGTCGAGCGCGGTCATGATCGGCGGCCAGATGAACTTCATGCAGAACCAGACGAATATGATGAACGTAATCGTCTGTCCAATCAGGGTCAGATTGATATTCATGCTATTTCGCTACCACCAGCTGGTCGGTACTGGTTCGTCCAAGTTCGTCTCGCGTCAGGCGACGGCAAACAGTATGTAGAATGCGATGCCGACCCCGATCATGGGCACAGCGTCCACCAGTCCCATCATGATGAAGAACTGAACGCGAAGCATGGGCAGCAGTTCCGGTTGCCTGGCAATTGCCTCGATAAATCTAGCGGCCAGGATTCCGATACCGACTGCGGCTCCGACAGCGCCCATGCCAAGTAAGACGGCACCAGCGATAAAATACAATGCTGCTTCCATAATGTTATCTCCGATCTAGCAAACCATTGTGAATCAAATTCAAATCAATAACTTAGTGTTTATGGTGAGCCATGTCCATATAGACGATGGTCAGTACCATGAATATAAATGCCTGGAGCAGGACGATCAGGACATGAAATACTGCCCAGGCCCACTGCAGGACACCACCAACCACTGCCAGTACAATACCCGAACCGTACAGCAGCGCAATCAATATGAAGATCATCTCTCCGGCATAAAGATTGCCGAAAAGTCTTAGTGAATGAGACAGCGGCTTGGCGAGCAGGCCGATCATCTCAAGGAAAAAGTTAACCGGTATCATCCATTTACCGAATGGCTGCAAAGTCAGCTCTCCGACAAATCCACCGACTCCCTTGTTCTTGATGTTGAAATAGATCATCAGCACGAACACCGACAGCGCCATGGCAAATGTGATGTTCGGGTCCGTTGTCGGCACCACTTTCATGTATTCGATTCCGAGCAGCTTGGCGGCTTCGGGAATCCA
This genomic stretch from Acidiferrobacterales bacterium harbors:
- the atpB gene encoding F0F1 ATP synthase subunit A: MATTGELTASGYIKHHLQNLTFGNHPENGWSIAHSAQEASEMGFMAIHLDSMFWSIALGILFLVVFGGAAARVTSGNPGKFQNFIEWVIDFIDDNVRGSFSGKSDLIAPLSLTLFVWILLMNLMDLVPVDWIPEAAKLLGIEYMKVVPTTDPNITFAMALSVFVLMIYFNIKNKGVGGFVGELTLQPFGKWMIPVNFFLEMIGLLAKPLSHSLRLFGNLYAGEMIFILIALLYGSGIVLAVVGGVLQWAWAVFHVLIVLLQAFIFMVLTIVYMDMAHHKH
- the atpE gene encoding F0F1 ATP synthase subunit C codes for the protein MEAALYFIAGAVLLGMGAVGAAVGIGILAARFIEAIARQPELLPMLRVQFFIMMGLVDAVPMIGVGIAFYILFAVA